The Chiroxiphia lanceolata isolate bChiLan1 chromosome 3, bChiLan1.pri, whole genome shotgun sequence DNA segment AAGTAAGACTTGCCTCTCCTGATCCCATTAACTGTGTTGTTAGCATAGCATATGCATGCATAGTGATACTGTCACATAACTCACTGCCACCTTCAAAAGAACACACAGGAATTCgtgttttttcatttgtatttcaaaCAAAGGCACGACACCTAATTCTGACGAGTCTATACTTGACATGACTCCAGCAGGGACCAGCTACCTCATAACAATTTGTTTGTCTGTCTAGCAGAAGTGCTCAGTTGCATACAATTTTTGAAGCTTTCCTCAAACATAATCTTCTCAACATGGGGCTGTGGCTTTAATCATTAAAATGGTTGTCTTTCTTCTGTCAAAAATAAGCTGGAATAACAGGATACCACAGCCATCTTAACATGTTTTTAGAACtacttgttttatttaatatttttgggtagttttcaaattaataaCTCATTCTTCACTTCTGATTTTAAACTGGTGTTACAATGCCAAGTGTAAAGTTGCCAAACTTCACCCAAAGCAAATTTGTTAAGCAGAGTCATCTTTGCAACGTGTAGATTCTCTAGGAACAGCTGTAAAGCACCTTCTGGAGGAAAAGTACCTTATGCATTAGATGAttgctgttcatttttaatgtatGCTTCAGTGACATTTCTCTCCCTCACTGCTCATGCCCTCAGAATTAAATTCCTTAATGTTGTCTGTCTGTCTAATAATTATATGGTTACCTGCTGAGCAAATTATATCTGCAAAAGCTGACTCAGCCAGTATATTTTGTGCGTTAAGACTATCGCAGTAAGGTTTGTTTATACTCGTCCTTGTTTGCAACACTGGAGTTGCAGTGTCTTCTGAAGGTCTAAGTTCCCTTTAGTTATATTCCCTTTAACTATCAATGTCCAGGCTTGCTTAATGAAAGGCAAAACTTTAAAGAACTGTGGAAAAAGTCTTGAGTGTTCAGATGCTATAAGCAAGGGCAAGATAAATATATCATCAGCCAAATGATCTCTGCTTTTAGAAATGCTCCTGATTTCTTATGCTTTTAAGTTATTGGTTTTTAAGTTATTGGTATTGTTGTAGAGAGGaatccttttctgctttccaataGTTTTCATGGGAAAACAGAACTGTGGTACCTACTGTGCAAATCTTCTCTTTAGGAGTTGAGGTGATCAGTACTCTGAGTTTTAGCAGGTAGTCTCTCGTGCCCTTTCTGGCCATTTATTGTCACTCGTGTAAAGTGAACAGGTTGAGTCAGTGCAAGCCTATATATTTCATCTGGGATTTCTTGAGTGTCACAAACAATTTCCTCCATTCTAAAACCAAGAAGCAGCTTGGTTTTGCACTGTTGCTGGTGTAATCATCTAGATGTCCCGCAGCAGATGCAGAATAGCTGTTTCACACAAAAGGAGTAATTCTGACTCTTATTTACATTCAGACCACTTTCATTCACTCAGGTGGTGGAAGGGGACCCTAAAGCAGACGTTCAATCCATATTCAAGGAATTTTCTATGGGCAAAGTAATATAAAGGAGTACTGCATAAGAAGAGCTGTAAGACTTGTCAGGTGCTGGTGAGGGTCCTCTCCCAAGGGTACCCTGACCAGGAGTTGCACCTTGCACTATCCATGAGCAAAGGCTGAACATGACAGGACTCAGACCACTGACTACCTGGGGACTTTCTGCTGGGTCCCCCCCTATTCTGAGGGGACAGAATGTTTTTGAGGGTGTCCACAGCAGGACAAGTTACATTACCATGCTTCTCACAAGAAGCAGTGGCTCCTGGTCCCTTTTGCCTGGAGTTTTGGCCAGAGCTACACTCTGCCCTAAACTTGGTTCCATGTTTATCTAGACAAGCGTGAACGGCCCTGGTTGAGACTTCTGGTCTATACAGGGCAGATAACTGATTCTTTCACTGACTTAGCAGTGCTGGTTACCTTTCCTGAAACTGCGGACAGAACTGGGTAACAACCCACCTCCCTCATATAGCCCCTACATCCCAGTTACCTTAGTTTGCCtagcagaaggaagaaatagaGTAATCTTTGTGTATGAATGTAATGAAGCTATATATTTGTAGGTTAAAACCCTTGCTAATAAATTTGCAATAGCAAATTCAGGATGTTAGTAGACCTCAGATTGCTGTAACTGGCTAATGTGAATATACAGGCATATTGGGTGAACTGTGAAATTTAGAGTGCATGGTTCTATCTCCATTGTCTCTCTGTTGTCAAGTTTTCAAAACCCTTGgtgttttttgaaagaaaagtaatgaaGGTGATGATTCAGTTTATTGCTGCAGTGGTACTTGGTGTTATCTAAATGAAGCAAGCCCAAGGAGTATTGGTCTGCAAGGTACTTTGCAATCAGAAGTCAAGTTCAGATctagagaaaaatatctttctggTGGAGCAGCTCAGAAGGTTTTGATGAGAAATGAGAATTGCTTTCCTCTGAAACACTTGATTCCCTGTGCCTCTGTTTTTCATGTCACTTCCTAATGTAATTCGGTTTTGGTGAAATCCAGGTGATTTCTTTCTAAGTGTTCAACATGCCCTTATTCCCACAGTGGCAAAGTCTAGACTTTCACTGAATATAAGAGAAGGGTTGATTTTGTTTGACATAGTTCAACTAAATTGTTTATGGGGTTTGTCTCCCTGTTTATGTTAATGAAGTCTGATCTTTTCCCCATATAGGATTTCCTCCGATGCATTTTTCTGTCCCCCAAGTCTCTCTGAAACCAACAAGACTGGGGTTATGAAGTCAATCCTAGATGGCCTCGCAGATACAACTTTCCGAACAATCACGACAGATCTCCTTTACGTGGCCTCCAACGACATCCAGTACGAAGACATGAAAGGCGACATGGCATCCAAGCTGGGGTACTACCCCCAGAAgttccctctttcctccttcaggGGTGATCCTTTCCAAGAGAAAATGACTACAGGAGACGATCCCCTGTTGAGCATTATTCCCTCAGATCAGGTCAACATCACAGAGTTTTACAACAAGTCCCTGTCCACACTTAAGGATAATGAGGAGAATATACAATGCGGGGAGAACTTTATGGATATGGAGTGCTTTATGATCCTgaaccccagccagcagctggcCATTGCTGTGCTGTCGCTCACCCTGGGCACCTTCACGGTCCTAGAGAACCTCCTCGTCCTGTGTGTCATCCTCCACTCCCGAAGTCTCCGGTGTAGACCCTCCTACCATTTCAttggcagcctggctgtggcCGACCTCCTGGGCAGTGTCATTTTTGTCTACAGTTTTGTGGATTTCCATGTTTTCCACCGGAAGGATAGCCCCAACGTCTTCTTGTTCAAACTGGGTGGAGTTACAGCCTCCTTCACCGCCTCTGTAGGTAGCCTTTTCCTCACGGCAATAGACCGATACATATCTATACACAGGCCACTAGCTTACAAAAGGATTGTTACCCGACCAAAGGCTGTCGTAGCATTTTGTGTGATGTGGACCATTGCTATTGTAATAGCCGTTCTTCCTTTGCTCGGCTGGAACTGCAAAAAGCTCAATTCTATTTGTTCGGACATATTCCCTCTCATCGATGAGACATACCTGATGTTCTGGATTGGGGTCACCAGCGTCCTCTTGTTGTTCATTGTCTATGCCTACATGTACATACTGTGGAAGGCTCACAGCCATGCTGTTCGCATGCTTCAGCGGGGCACGCAGAAAAGCATAATCGTTCAGTCAACAGAGGATGGTAAGGTACAGATCACTAGGCCTGATCAAACTCGTATGGACATCAGGTTAGCCAAAACCTTGGTCCTTATTCTAGTCGTTTTAATCATATGCTGGGGCCCTCTCCTCGCCATCATGGTGTATGATGTCTTTGGGAAAATGAACAAGCTTATCAAGACTGTCTTTGCCTTCTGTAGCATGCTCTGTTTGCTGAATTCAACAGTGAATCCCATCATCTATGCTCTGAGGAGCAAGGACT contains these protein-coding regions:
- the CNR1 gene encoding cannabinoid receptor 1 isoform X1, producing MRLSAAGCWGVSRRGCLPTNWNSPALILLVCKRVTESGNAISQSAHFFLRLGNLVLSSKQYCSSPYGIRISSDAFFCPPSLSETNKTGVMKSILDGLADTTFRTITTDLLYVASNDIQYEDMKGDMASKLGYYPQKFPLSSFRGDPFQEKMTTGDDPLLSIIPSDQVNITEFYNKSLSTLKDNEENIQCGENFMDMECFMILNPSQQLAIAVLSLTLGTFTVLENLLVLCVILHSRSLRCRPSYHFIGSLAVADLLGSVIFVYSFVDFHVFHRKDSPNVFLFKLGGVTASFTASVGSLFLTAIDRYISIHRPLAYKRIVTRPKAVVAFCVMWTIAIVIAVLPLLGWNCKKLNSICSDIFPLIDETYLMFWIGVTSVLLLFIVYAYMYILWKAHSHAVRMLQRGTQKSIIVQSTEDGKVQITRPDQTRMDIRLAKTLVLILVVLIICWGPLLAIMVYDVFGKMNKLIKTVFAFCSMLCLLNSTVNPIIYALRSKDLRHAFRSMFPTCKGTAQPLDNSMESDCQHKHANNAGNVHRAAESCIKSTVKIAKVTMSVSTDTTAEAL
- the CNR1 gene encoding cannabinoid receptor 1 isoform X2; this translates as MRLSAAGCWGVSRRGCLPTNWNSPALILLVCKRISSDAFFCPPSLSETNKTGVMKSILDGLADTTFRTITTDLLYVASNDIQYEDMKGDMASKLGYYPQKFPLSSFRGDPFQEKMTTGDDPLLSIIPSDQVNITEFYNKSLSTLKDNEENIQCGENFMDMECFMILNPSQQLAIAVLSLTLGTFTVLENLLVLCVILHSRSLRCRPSYHFIGSLAVADLLGSVIFVYSFVDFHVFHRKDSPNVFLFKLGGVTASFTASVGSLFLTAIDRYISIHRPLAYKRIVTRPKAVVAFCVMWTIAIVIAVLPLLGWNCKKLNSICSDIFPLIDETYLMFWIGVTSVLLLFIVYAYMYILWKAHSHAVRMLQRGTQKSIIVQSTEDGKVQITRPDQTRMDIRLAKTLVLILVVLIICWGPLLAIMVYDVFGKMNKLIKTVFAFCSMLCLLNSTVNPIIYALRSKDLRHAFRSMFPTCKGTAQPLDNSMESDCQHKHANNAGNVHRAAESCIKSTVKIAKVTMSVSTDTTAEAL
- the CNR1 gene encoding cannabinoid receptor 1 isoform X4 is translated as MKSILDGLADTTFRTITTDLLYVASNDIQYEDMKGDMASKLGYYPQKFPLSSFRGDPFQEKMTTGDDPLLSIIPSDQVNITEFYNKSLSTLKDNEENIQCGENFMDMECFMILNPSQQLAIAVLSLTLGTFTVLENLLVLCVILHSRSLRCRPSYHFIGSLAVADLLGSVIFVYSFVDFHVFHRKDSPNVFLFKLGGVTASFTASVGSLFLTAIDRYISIHRPLAYKRIVTRPKAVVAFCVMWTIAIVIAVLPLLGWNCKKLNSICSDIFPLIDETYLMFWIGVTSVLLLFIVYAYMYILWKAHSHAVRMLQRGTQKSIIVQSTEDGKVQITRPDQTRMDIRLAKTLVLILVVLIICWGPLLAIMVYDVFGKMNKLIKTVFAFCSMLCLLNSTVNPIIYALRSKDLRHAFRSMFPTCKGTAQPLDNSMESDCQHKHANNAGNVHRAAESCIKSTVKIAKVTMSVSTDTTAEAL
- the CNR1 gene encoding cannabinoid receptor 1 isoform X3, producing the protein MRISSDAFFCPPSLSETNKTGVMKSILDGLADTTFRTITTDLLYVASNDIQYEDMKGDMASKLGYYPQKFPLSSFRGDPFQEKMTTGDDPLLSIIPSDQVNITEFYNKSLSTLKDNEENIQCGENFMDMECFMILNPSQQLAIAVLSLTLGTFTVLENLLVLCVILHSRSLRCRPSYHFIGSLAVADLLGSVIFVYSFVDFHVFHRKDSPNVFLFKLGGVTASFTASVGSLFLTAIDRYISIHRPLAYKRIVTRPKAVVAFCVMWTIAIVIAVLPLLGWNCKKLNSICSDIFPLIDETYLMFWIGVTSVLLLFIVYAYMYILWKAHSHAVRMLQRGTQKSIIVQSTEDGKVQITRPDQTRMDIRLAKTLVLILVVLIICWGPLLAIMVYDVFGKMNKLIKTVFAFCSMLCLLNSTVNPIIYALRSKDLRHAFRSMFPTCKGTAQPLDNSMESDCQHKHANNAGNVHRAAESCIKSTVKIAKVTMSVSTDTTAEAL